One stretch of Campylobacter sp. CCS1377 DNA includes these proteins:
- the serA gene encoding phosphoglycerate dehydrogenase, with the protein MKKKIIVCDAILDKGVEILRNAEDIELIEAAKVPKDQLLSMLEDVDVAITRSSTDVDEKFLSHAKKLKALIRAGVGVDNVDIANSSKRGVIVMNVPTANTIAAVELTMAHLLTSARSFVNAHNFLKQERKWEREKWYGVELMNKTLGVIGFGNIGSRVAIRAKAFGMKILAYDPYIPTSKITDLGMEAVTNLEDILTQSDFITIHTPKTKETEGMIGLNELAKMKDGIRLINCARGGLYTEEALCEGLRTGKIAWLGIDVFVKEPATNNPILEFNNISVTSHLGANTFESQENISIQACEQALNAARGISYPNALNLPIKTEDLPPFVEPYIELVSKMGFLCAQLDKNPVKSIRLEAEGNIGEFANSMLTFACVGVLGGILGDTINYVNAEFVARDKGIELGSEVLPNSGYNNKLTIKIVTEQSSVSVSGTIFNENEQRVVMLNGFATDFKPKGKMIIFKNKDIPGVIAKITSILAENKINIADFRLGRDGFGHALAVVLVDDKINKALLDKLNAFDACIFAQYVEI; encoded by the coding sequence ATGAAAAAAAAGATCATAGTATGTGATGCGATTTTAGATAAGGGTGTTGAAATTTTACGCAATGCTGAAGATATAGAGCTTATCGAGGCTGCAAAAGTTCCAAAAGATCAGCTTTTATCTATGCTTGAAGATGTTGATGTGGCGATTACAAGAAGTTCGACTGATGTGGATGAAAAATTTTTAAGTCATGCAAAGAAGCTTAAAGCTTTAATCCGCGCTGGAGTTGGCGTGGATAATGTGGATATTGCTAATTCATCAAAACGCGGTGTGATTGTGATGAATGTCCCAACGGCCAATACTATCGCCGCAGTAGAGCTTACAATGGCACATCTTTTAACTTCAGCAAGGAGTTTTGTTAATGCTCATAATTTCTTAAAACAAGAAAGAAAATGGGAAAGAGAAAAATGGTACGGCGTAGAGTTAATGAATAAGACTTTAGGTGTGATAGGCTTTGGAAATATCGGCTCTCGCGTAGCTATTCGTGCTAAGGCATTTGGAATGAAAATTTTAGCTTACGATCCTTATATACCTACTTCAAAAATCACCGATCTTGGTATGGAAGCAGTAACAAATTTGGAAGATATTTTAACCCAAAGTGATTTTATTACTATACATACTCCAAAAACCAAAGAAACAGAAGGTATGATAGGCTTAAATGAGCTTGCTAAAATGAAAGATGGTATTCGTTTGATTAACTGTGCAAGAGGGGGTTTATATACGGAAGAGGCATTATGCGAAGGATTAAGAACCGGTAAAATAGCATGGCTTGGCATCGATGTATTTGTTAAAGAGCCAGCAACAAATAATCCTATTTTGGAATTTAATAACATTTCAGTCACCTCTCATCTTGGTGCAAATACCTTTGAAAGTCAAGAAAACATATCCATACAAGCTTGCGAACAAGCCTTAAATGCAGCTAGAGGTATATCATATCCCAATGCCTTAAATTTACCAATTAAAACTGAAGATTTGCCACCATTTGTAGAGCCTTATATAGAGCTTGTATCTAAAATGGGATTTTTATGTGCTCAGCTTGATAAAAATCCAGTAAAAAGCATAAGACTTGAAGCAGAAGGAAATATTGGCGAGTTTGCAAATTCTATGCTTACTTTTGCTTGTGTCGGTGTTTTGGGTGGAATTTTAGGCGATACGATTAATTATGTTAATGCTGAATTTGTGGCTAGAGATAAAGGCATAGAGCTTGGAAGCGAGGTTTTACCTAATAGTGGTTATAATAATAAGCTTACCATTAAAATTGTTACAGAGCAATCTAGCGTTAGTGTATCAGGGACTATCTTTAATGAAAATGAACAAAGAGTTGTCATGCTAAATGGATTTGCAACAGATTTTAAACCTAAAGGAAAAATGATAATCTTTAAAAATAAGGATATTCCAGGAGTTATTGCAAAAATCACCTCTATACTTGCTGAAAATAAAATCAATATTGCCGATTTCCGTTTAGGACGCGATGGTTTTGGTCATGCTTTGGCTGTAGTGTTGGTTGATGATAAAATCAATAAAGCTTTACTTGATAAGCTCAATGCATTTGATGCTTGTATTTTTGCACAATATGTTGAAATTTAA
- a CDS encoding 30S ribosomal protein S1 has translation MTEVNKKVQKNMEEFPEDEDFEQLLEAFDKSREEAATEGVIVEIRDDEVYIDIGKKSEGILALNEITDEDTNLLFKVGDTIKVAVIGSRGGRSLLSYKKALRKQKVQEFIENYVENDEAFDVKIIGKNKGGFIAIDDEGVEFFMPRSQYGFKDANNLIGKTFKVKIVKIDKDEQSIVISRKKILNDDRKKRKELISGIVENDAILEGVVKKITTYGMFVDVGGIDGLVHYSEISYKGPVNPNALYKEGDKVPVKVIKYDKDKKHLSLSVKAAIPDPWNEIKDSLEIGDTIKVVVSNIEPYGAFVDLGNDIEGFLHVSEISWDKNIKNPKNHITKGQEIDVEVIEINIPERRLRVSLKNLLSKPFDEFLQQYQIGDVVDGVITSITNFGAFVKIGNIEGLLHNEDSSWDRNIKCKDLFKVNDKIKVKIIKIDQENQKVSLSVKELTQSPVQVYALKHNVGDIVKGKIRDIKDFGIFVELENGVDALIHKEDISSADFENLQIDSEIEAVIVFVDEKRNRIRLSVKNLHRMKEREVLNEINNNDKVTLGDIIKDQLS, from the coding sequence ATGACTGAGGTGAACAAAAAAGTTCAAAAAAATATGGAAGAATTTCCTGAAGATGAGGATTTTGAACAGCTTTTAGAGGCTTTTGATAAATCCAGAGAAGAAGCTGCAACTGAAGGTGTGATCGTTGAGATCAGAGATGATGAAGTTTATATTGATATAGGCAAAAAATCAGAAGGTATTTTGGCATTAAATGAAATTACTGATGAAGATACTAATTTATTATTTAAGGTTGGAGATACTATCAAAGTAGCAGTGATCGGTTCTCGTGGAGGCAGATCTTTACTTTCTTATAAAAAAGCGTTAAGAAAACAAAAAGTTCAGGAATTTATTGAAAATTATGTTGAAAACGATGAAGCTTTTGATGTGAAAATTATAGGAAAAAATAAAGGCGGATTTATAGCTATAGATGATGAAGGTGTTGAATTTTTTATGCCAAGATCTCAGTATGGATTTAAAGATGCAAATAATCTTATCGGTAAAACTTTCAAAGTAAAAATTGTAAAAATTGATAAAGATGAGCAAAGTATCGTTATTTCGAGAAAGAAAATTCTCAATGATGATAGAAAAAAACGTAAAGAGCTTATTAGTGGTATTGTAGAAAATGATGCAATTTTAGAGGGTGTTGTTAAGAAAATCACAACCTATGGAATGTTTGTTGATGTGGGTGGAATTGACGGGCTTGTTCATTATAGTGAAATTTCTTATAAAGGACCTGTAAATCCTAATGCACTTTATAAAGAGGGTGATAAAGTTCCTGTTAAAGTTATAAAATACGATAAAGATAAAAAGCATCTTTCTTTGTCTGTTAAAGCAGCTATTCCTGATCCTTGGAATGAGATCAAAGATAGCTTAGAAATCGGTGATACTATCAAGGTTGTAGTGTCTAATATTGAGCCTTATGGAGCTTTTGTAGATTTGGGTAATGATATTGAAGGATTTTTGCATGTCAGCGAAATTTCTTGGGATAAAAACATAAAGAATCCTAAAAATCACATCACAAAAGGTCAAGAAATTGATGTTGAAGTGATTGAGATTAATATCCCAGAAAGAAGATTGAGAGTATCTTTGAAAAATTTACTTTCAAAGCCTTTTGATGAATTTTTACAACAATATCAAATTGGCGATGTGGTAGATGGCGTGATAACTTCTATTACTAATTTTGGTGCTTTTGTTAAAATTGGAAATATTGAAGGTTTATTACACAATGAAGATTCCTCATGGGATAGAAATATAAAATGCAAAGATTTATTTAAGGTTAATGATAAAATAAAAGTAAAAATCATCAAAATAGATCAAGAAAACCAAAAAGTATCTCTTAGTGTTAAAGAGCTTACACAAAGTCCAGTTCAAGTTTATGCTTTGAAACACAATGTTGGCGATATAGTAAAGGGTAAAATAAGAGATATTAAGGATTTTGGTATTTTTGTAGAACTTGAAAATGGCGTTGATGCTTTGATTCATAAAGAAGATATTAGTAGTGCTGATTTTGAAAATTTGCAAATTGATTCCGAGATTGAAGCGGTAATAGTTTTTGTTGATGAAAAAAGAAATAGAATTCGTTTAAGCGTAAAAAATCTTCACAGAATGAAAGAACGAGAAGTTTTAAACGAAATCAACAATAATGATAAAGTAACATTAGGTGATATTATAAAAGATCAACTTTCTTAA
- a CDS encoding 4-hydroxy-3-methylbut-2-enyl diphosphate reductase translates to MIIELAKNYGFCFGVKRAIKKAEQIKDAATIGPLIHNNEEISRLQKDFNVKTLENIRALSNEKKAIIRTHGITKQDLEELKKKDIEIFDATCPFVTKPQQICEKMSNEGYEVVIFGDENHPEVKGVKSYVSTKAYVVLDKKELENIKFPSKIAVVSQTTKKIEHFMEIVNFLMLRVKEVRVFNTICDATFKNQDAIKELSLRSDVVVVVGGKNSANTKQLFLIAKANCEDSYLIENESEIQKEWFLGKKYCGISAGASTPDWIIQRVIGKIESFKI, encoded by the coding sequence TTGATTATTGAGTTAGCGAAAAATTATGGTTTTTGTTTTGGTGTTAAAAGGGCAATTAAAAAAGCAGAGCAAATTAAAGATGCAGCAACTATAGGACCGCTCATTCATAATAATGAAGAAATTTCGCGTTTGCAAAAAGATTTTAATGTTAAAACTTTGGAAAATATAAGAGCTTTAAGCAACGAAAAAAAGGCGATTATCCGTACTCATGGGATCACAAAACAAGATTTGGAAGAATTGAAAAAAAAGGATATTGAAATTTTTGATGCCACTTGTCCTTTTGTAACGAAGCCTCAACAAATTTGCGAGAAAATGAGCAATGAAGGCTATGAAGTGGTGATTTTTGGTGATGAAAATCATCCAGAAGTCAAAGGCGTGAAAAGCTATGTAAGCACAAAAGCTTATGTGGTTTTAGATAAAAAAGAGCTTGAAAATATCAAATTTCCTAGCAAGATTGCCGTTGTAAGCCAGACAACTAAAAAGATCGAGCATTTTATGGAGATAGTGAATTTTTTAATGCTTAGAGTAAAGGAAGTAAGGGTTTTTAATACGATTTGTGATGCGACTTTTAAAAATCAAGATGCCATTAAAGAACTTTCTTTAAGAAGCGATGTGGTAGTGGTTGTGGGTGGTAAAAATTCTGCCAATACCAAGCAACTTTTTTTAATCGCTAAGGCAAATTGCGAGGATAGTTATTTGATAGAAAATGAGAGTGAAATCCAAAAAGAATGGTTTTTGGGTAAAAAATATTGTGGTATTAGTGCGGGTGCTAGTACTCCTGATTGGATTATACAAAGAGTGATTGGTAAAATAGAAAGTTTTAAAATTTAG
- the aroA gene encoding 3-phosphoshikimate 1-carboxyvinyltransferase, which yields MKIYPLAHFNQEFTQIAADKSISHRFAIFSLLTQGENRAQNYLLAQDTLNTLKIVQNLGAKVERKDSSVSIKAPSEILSPNCILDCGNSGTAMRLMMGFLAGISGFFVLSGDRYLNNRPMKRLSEPLREIGAKIYGRMDANLAPLCIEGQNLKAFKYESKISSAQVKTAMILAGFSADGVSKFSEVSLSRDHSENMLKAMDAPLKISQDKLSMEILPLKEPLKPLDITIPNDPSSAFYFVLAALILPNSKITLKNVLLNPTRIEAYKVLQKMGAKLEFKFYENSFESVGEIYAQSSSLQAVEVSENIAWLIDEAPALAIAFACAKGESILRNAKELRVKESDRIHAMVENLQKCGIEAEELDDGFKITGAKAKSAKIKSYGDHRIAMSFAILGLLYGMEIDETECIKTSFPNFEKLLLELGAKIDY from the coding sequence ATGAAAATTTATCCTTTAGCTCATTTTAATCAAGAATTTACACAAATTGCAGCTGATAAAAGCATTTCTCATCGTTTTGCGATTTTTTCTCTTTTAACACAAGGAGAAAATAGGGCGCAAAATTATCTTTTAGCCCAAGATACGCTAAATACTTTAAAAATAGTCCAAAATTTAGGCGCTAAAGTAGAAAGAAAAGACTCTAGTGTTAGCATTAAAGCACCTAGTGAAATTCTTTCGCCAAATTGCATTTTAGATTGTGGAAATTCAGGCACTGCTATGCGTTTGATGATGGGATTTTTAGCAGGAATTTCAGGCTTTTTTGTATTAAGTGGAGATAGGTATTTAAATAATCGCCCAATGAAACGACTCAGCGAGCCTTTAAGAGAAATTGGAGCAAAAATTTATGGCAGAATGGATGCAAATTTGGCGCCACTTTGCATAGAAGGACAAAATTTAAAAGCTTTTAAATACGAAAGTAAAATTTCTTCAGCCCAAGTAAAAACCGCTATGATTTTAGCAGGTTTTAGTGCAGATGGAGTGAGTAAATTTAGCGAAGTTTCACTCAGTAGAGATCATAGTGAAAATATGCTAAAAGCGATGGATGCTCCTTTAAAAATTTCTCAAGATAAGTTAAGTATGGAAATTCTTCCTTTAAAAGAACCTTTAAAACCCTTGGATATCACGATACCAAATGATCCTTCTTCGGCTTTTTATTTTGTTTTAGCTGCTTTGATTTTGCCAAATTCTAAAATTACCCTTAAAAATGTTTTACTCAATCCTACACGCATTGAAGCTTATAAAGTTTTACAAAAAATGGGCGCTAAGCTCGAGTTTAAATTTTATGAGAATAGCTTTGAAAGCGTGGGAGAAATTTATGCACAAAGTAGTTCTTTGCAAGCCGTTGAAGTGAGTGAGAATATCGCTTGGTTAATTGATGAAGCACCAGCTCTTGCAATAGCTTTTGCCTGTGCTAAAGGAGAAAGTATTTTAAGAAATGCCAAAGAATTGCGTGTTAAAGAAAGCGATAGAATTCATGCTATGGTTGAGAATTTACAAAAATGCGGCATTGAGGCAGAAGAGCTAGATGATGGTTTTAAAATCACAGGCGCTAAGGCAAAAAGTGCTAAAATCAAAAGCTATGGAGATCACCGCATTGCTATGAGTTTTGCGATTTTAGGTTTGCTTTATGGAATGGAAATTGATGAAACAGAGTGTATTAAAACTTCTTTTCCAAATTTTGAAAAATTGCTTTTAGAATTGGGGGCAAAAATTGATTATTGA
- the pheT gene encoding phenylalanine--tRNA ligase subunit beta: MIITKNWLKDWLDIGDKTLEDLVKTLNSIGLEVDKAYRIKAPDNIVLGYVKEKIKHENSDKLSICQVDVGDKILQIVCGAANVDAGQFVAVALEGAIMPNGMEIKATKLRGAESFGMLCSSTELGFPKINDGIMILDDSIGKLELGKALNSYELFNDCFIEVELTPNRGDCLSVYGVARDLAVAYGLNLKDQNTFKEPENTLGIGRILRLQSNQNLNSFFNYRAIELKNKVALNLSIKLRLAYIDTLKDNSIENLLNYATHSTGVLFTAYDFDKLKSANNDVLINIQKQENGESAVFCQNKLLSVGGIYQEDEFRINDHTKIVIIEANYTHPEIIAEAKENYKKINNEMFYKSFRGSEPKLNIGTDFLFKQMSAISNITLYSGSQQIAEHKESKVINFTSEDINQMIGKNIEKNLILKILKHIGFDITLVTEELINAKVPLHRPDIKNISDLCEEVVRIIGIDNIESKALEFFEKNRINQTYNNYKFLKDLRVRAVNNGYFESLHYVLDFKEELHNLGFKTTNLKLVNPITSELDTLRSTLINHLLNAASFNIKNSKKIVKLFENGMVFDEQNNELHKIAFLSCGYKDEAKIANKAKPELVNFYDFLLELKNIIGDFNLANSSYVFLSPYEQADIIKEGIKIGYVGRVHLKIENERDLFKTYVCELHLDLLKPEFKTAKIYSKFPAINRDLSLLIPKDYPYEKIKTCINTLNIKILEGFRIVDLYHDENLKEQFSLTVNFTFKDSEKTLEDNEVAVCMEQIINTLDKELGLKLR; the protein is encoded by the coding sequence ATGATAATTACAAAAAATTGGTTAAAAGATTGGCTAGATATCGGTGATAAAACTTTAGAAGACTTAGTTAAAACTCTAAATTCTATAGGTTTAGAAGTTGATAAAGCTTATAGAATTAAAGCCCCTGATAATATTGTTTTGGGTTATGTAAAAGAAAAAATAAAACATGAAAACTCTGATAAGTTAAGTATTTGTCAAGTGGATGTTGGGGATAAAATTTTACAAATTGTTTGCGGTGCCGCCAATGTCGATGCTGGACAATTCGTTGCCGTTGCGCTTGAGGGCGCTATCATGCCAAATGGTATGGAGATTAAGGCAACTAAACTTAGAGGCGCTGAATCTTTTGGTATGCTTTGTTCTAGCACAGAACTTGGTTTTCCAAAAATCAATGATGGTATTATGATTTTAGATGATAGTATTGGAAAATTGGAGCTTGGTAAAGCTTTAAATTCTTATGAATTGTTTAATGATTGTTTTATCGAAGTGGAATTAACACCAAATCGCGGAGATTGCTTAAGTGTTTATGGAGTAGCTAGGGATTTGGCTGTAGCTTATGGGTTAAATTTAAAAGATCAAAATACCTTTAAAGAGCCTGAAAATACTTTAGGTATAGGTAGAATTTTGCGTTTGCAAAGTAATCAAAATCTTAATAGTTTTTTTAATTATAGAGCTATAGAACTTAAGAATAAGGTTGCATTAAATTTATCTATAAAATTAAGATTAGCTTATATTGATACATTGAAAGATAATAGCATAGAAAATTTATTAAATTATGCTACGCATTCTACAGGAGTGCTTTTCACTGCTTATGATTTTGATAAATTAAAAAGTGCGAATAATGATGTTTTAATCAATATACAAAAGCAAGAAAATGGCGAAAGTGCTGTTTTTTGTCAAAATAAATTGTTATCAGTTGGTGGGATTTACCAAGAAGATGAATTTAGAATCAACGATCATACTAAAATTGTCATTATAGAAGCAAATTATACTCATCCTGAAATTATCGCTGAAGCAAAAGAAAATTATAAAAAAATTAATAATGAAATGTTTTATAAAAGCTTTAGGGGTAGTGAGCCAAAATTAAATATCGGAACGGATTTTTTGTTTAAACAAATGAGCGCAATTTCTAACATTACTCTTTATAGTGGTTCTCAGCAAATTGCAGAACACAAAGAATCAAAAGTCATCAATTTTACCAGCGAAGATATCAATCAAATGATAGGTAAGAACATAGAAAAAAATCTTATTTTAAAGATTCTTAAACACATAGGTTTTGATATCACGCTTGTTACAGAAGAATTGATTAATGCTAAAGTCCCTTTGCATAGACCTGATATTAAAAATATTTCAGATCTTTGCGAGGAAGTTGTTCGCATTATAGGTATTGACAATATAGAATCCAAAGCCTTGGAATTTTTTGAGAAAAACCGCATAAATCAAACCTATAATAATTATAAATTTCTAAAAGATCTTAGAGTTAGAGCTGTAAATAATGGGTATTTTGAAAGTTTGCATTATGTTTTGGATTTTAAAGAAGAATTGCATAATTTAGGCTTTAAAACTACAAATTTAAAACTTGTTAATCCCATTACTTCAGAGCTTGATACTTTAAGAAGCACTTTGATTAATCATTTATTAAATGCAGCAAGTTTTAATATAAAAAATTCTAAAAAAATTGTTAAGCTTTTTGAAAATGGTATGGTTTTTGATGAGCAAAATAATGAATTACATAAAATTGCATTTTTAAGCTGTGGCTACAAGGATGAAGCTAAAATTGCCAATAAAGCTAAGCCTGAATTAGTTAATTTTTATGATTTTCTACTTGAGCTTAAAAATATCATAGGGGACTTTAATTTAGCAAATTCAAGTTATGTTTTTTTAAGTCCTTACGAGCAAGCTGATATCATAAAAGAAGGTATTAAAATCGGCTATGTGGGTAGGGTTCATTTGAAAATAGAAAACGAAAGAGATCTGTTTAAAACCTATGTTTGTGAGCTTCATTTAGATCTTTTAAAACCTGAATTTAAGACAGCTAAAATTTATTCGAAATTTCCAGCGATTAATAGAGATTTAAGTTTGCTTATACCTAAAGATTATCCTTATGAAAAAATTAAAACCTGCATTAATACTTTAAATATAAAGATTTTAGAAGGTTTTAGGATAGTGGATTTATATCACGATGAGAATTTAAAAGAGCAATTTAGCTTGACTGTAAATTTTACTTTTAAAGATAGTGAAAAAACTCTGGAAGATAACGAAGTTGCCGTTTGTATGGAGCAAATTATCAATACCTTGGATAAAGAACTAGGATTAAAGCTAAGATGA
- the pheS gene encoding phenylalanine--tRNA ligase subunit alpha, with protein sequence MQQLINQIHLCKNLSDLENLKISILGKKGSLTSEFSKLKDLKDEEKKEFAAKLNEQKEQLTHAFNLKFKELNEKFLDEKMKQDAMNFYYFDENSKAGALHPVMSTMDKIIDYFVSLNFSIEKGPLIEDDFHNFEALNLPKSHPARDMQDTFYFEDKRLLRTHTSPVQIRTMLTQKPPIRMITPGAVFRRDFDLTHTPMFHQVEGLVVEEGQKVSFANLKSILEDFLRYMFGNVKVRFRPSFFPFTEPSAEVDISCVFCKGCGCRVCKQTGWLEVLGCGIVDPNVYKFVGYSNVSGYAFGLGVERFAMLLHQIPDLRSLFEGDLRLLEQFR encoded by the coding sequence TTGCAACAGCTCATTAATCAAATTCATTTATGTAAAAATTTATCAGATTTAGAAAATTTAAAAATAAGTATATTGGGAAAAAAGGGAAGCTTGACGAGCGAATTCTCCAAATTAAAAGATTTAAAAGATGAAGAAAAAAAGGAATTTGCGGCAAAACTCAACGAGCAAAAAGAGCAGCTAACTCACGCTTTTAATCTAAAATTTAAAGAATTAAATGAAAAATTCTTAGATGAAAAAATGAAACAAGATGCGATGAATTTTTATTATTTTGATGAAAATTCTAAAGCAGGAGCTTTGCATCCTGTGATGAGTACTATGGATAAAATTATAGATTATTTTGTATCTTTAAATTTTAGCATTGAAAAAGGACCTTTAATTGAAGATGATTTTCATAATTTTGAAGCTTTAAATTTGCCAAAATCACATCCTGCAAGAGATATGCAAGACACTTTTTATTTCGAAGATAAAAGACTTTTAAGGACTCATACATCGCCAGTGCAAATTCGCACAATGTTGACTCAAAAACCGCCTATTCGTATGATTACTCCAGGTGCGGTTTTTAGAAGGGATTTTGATCTTACTCATACCCCTATGTTTCATCAGGTTGAAGGGCTTGTAGTGGAAGAGGGGCAAAAAGTAAGTTTTGCAAATTTAAAAAGCATTTTAGAAGATTTTTTGCGTTATATGTTTGGCAATGTCAAAGTGCGTTTTCGTCCAAGTTTTTTTCCTTTTACGGAGCCTTCTGCTGAAGTGGATATTTCTTGTGTATTTTGCAAGGGCTGCGGATGTAGGGTTTGTAAGCAAACAGGTTGGCTTGAAGTACTAGGATGTGGTATAGTAGATCCTAATGTTTATAAATTTGTAGGTTATAGTAATGTAAGTGGATATGCTTTTGGTCTTGGGGTAGAAAGATTTGCAATGCTTTTGCATCAAATTCCCGATTTGCGTTCTTTATTTGAAGGAGATTTAAGATTATTGGAGCAATTTAGATGA
- a CDS encoding histidine triad nucleotide-binding protein produces the protein MREKTVFELIIEGKLPCNKVLENNDFLAFHDINPKAPIHILIIPKEHFKDFQEFKPELMSKMTSFIQELATLLGLDKSGYRLITNCGKNSGQEVFHLHFHMLGGFELPKSKDEQSNTSDLF, from the coding sequence ATGAGAGAAAAAACAGTTTTTGAACTTATCATTGAAGGAAAACTTCCGTGCAATAAAGTCTTAGAAAATAATGACTTTTTAGCATTTCACGACATAAATCCTAAGGCGCCAATTCATATTTTAATTATCCCCAAAGAACATTTTAAAGATTTTCAAGAATTTAAACCCGAACTTATGTCAAAAATGACAAGTTTCATTCAAGAACTTGCCACACTTTTGGGTTTAGACAAAAGTGGCTATAGACTTATTACAAACTGCGGTAAAAACAGTGGACAAGAGGTTTTTCACTTGCATTTTCATATGTTGGGTGGCTTTGAACTTCCAAAATCAAAAGACGAGCAAAGCAACACTAGTGACTTGTTTTAA
- a CDS encoding amino acid ABC transporter permease: MNESKMRIFVFFMIIFLWGYFSFPVEILQIKDANANITYAYTDNAKAYVNSYFVTLGLTFGSIILGIVIGFLLAFLRFLHIKVLNFIIDEYIDIIRGTPVLLQLLIFAFVIFVTWKDNFYVAIIALGLNSSAYIAEIVRSGINSVDKGQMEAARAMGLDYFTSMKEIIFPQAIKNILPALANEFISLFKETSVVGFISVIDITMQSKSLQAIYYSPKAVIFTGLVYYISVKIFSFGVKILEKRLSSND, translated from the coding sequence TTGAATGAAAGTAAGATGAGAATTTTTGTATTTTTTATGATTATTTTTCTATGGGGATACTTTTCGTTTCCTGTAGAAATTTTACAAATTAAAGACGCAAATGCAAATATAACTTACGCTTATACCGACAATGCAAAAGCTTATGTAAATAGTTATTTTGTCACTCTTGGTTTGACTTTTGGCAGTATCATTTTGGGTATAGTCATTGGCTTTTTATTAGCTTTTTTAAGATTTTTACATATAAAAGTTCTAAATTTTATCATCGATGAATACATTGATATTATCAGAGGAACTCCAGTTCTTTTACAGTTGCTGATTTTTGCTTTTGTAATTTTTGTAACTTGGAAAGATAATTTTTATGTAGCCATTATCGCCCTTGGTTTAAATAGCTCTGCCTATATTGCAGAAATTGTAAGAAGTGGGATTAATAGCGTTGATAAAGGACAAATGGAGGCTGCTAGGGCTATGGGGCTTGATTATTTTACTTCAATGAAAGAAATCATTTTTCCACAAGCCATTAAAAACATACTTCCTGCTTTAGCTAATGAATTTATCTCGCTTTTTAAAGAAACTTCTGTTGTGGGTTTTATTAGCGTGATTGATATTACAATGCAAAGCAAGAGTTTGCAAGCAATTTATTATAGTCCAAAAGCTGTGATTTTTACGGGCCTTGTTTATTATATTAGTGTAAAAATTTTTAGCTTTGGCGTTAAAATTCTTGAAAAAAGGCTTAGCAGTAATGATTGA
- a CDS encoding amino acid ABC transporter ATP-binding protein, which yields MIEIKNLSKKYGNLEVLKNINTHINQGDIIAIIGPSGSGKSTFLRCINKLEIASSGEIFIKNQNILDEKTDINKIRQKVSMVFQHFNLFTNKTVLENLCLAPIKAKILTPQQAKNNALKLLQKVGLESKKDVMPHNLSGGQKQRIAIARSLMMSPDVILFDEPTSALDPEMIGEVLNIMKEVAMEGLTMLVVTHEMGFARNVANRVFFMDKGEIALDTTPQIAFNNPPNERLKEFLNKVLNH from the coding sequence ATGATTGAAATTAAAAATTTAAGTAAAAAATATGGCAATTTAGAAGTTTTAAAAAATATCAATACTCATATCAATCAAGGTGATATCATTGCCATTATTGGACCGAGCGGAAGCGGCAAAAGCACTTTTTTACGCTGTATTAATAAATTAGAAATTGCAAGCAGTGGCGAAATTTTCATCAAAAATCAAAATATACTGGATGAGAAAACCGATATTAACAAAATCAGACAAAAGGTGAGTATGGTCTTTCAGCACTTTAATCTTTTTACTAATAAAACTGTGCTTGAAAATTTATGCCTCGCTCCTATTAAGGCAAAAATTCTTACTCCTCAGCAAGCGAAAAATAATGCTTTAAAATTACTGCAAAAAGTAGGTCTTGAGAGTAAAAAAGATGTTATGCCTCATAATTTATCGGGCGGACAAAAACAACGTATTGCTATTGCTAGAAGTTTGATGATGAGTCCTGATGTGATTTTATTTGATGAGCCTACTTCAGCACTTGATCCTGAGATGATAGGAGAGGTGTTAAATATCATGAAAGAAGTGGCTATGGAAGGTTTAACCATGCTTGTCGTAACGCATGAAATGGGTTTTGCAAGAAATGTTGCTAATAGAGTATTTTTCATGGATAAAGGAGAAATCGCTCTTGATACTACTCCACAAATTGCTTTCAATAACCCACCTAATGAAAGATTGAAAGAATTTTTAAATAAAGTCTTAAATCATTAA